The following proteins come from a genomic window of Desertibacillus haloalkaliphilus:
- a CDS encoding quaternary amine ABC transporter ATP-binding protein — MDKIEVNNLTKVFGANPKEGVKRLKQGQSKETILKETGLTVGVNTASFTVKEGEFFVIMGLSGSGKSTLIRLINRLIEPTDGEIFIDGESITTMNQKDLMLVRRKKLGMVFQKFALFSHRTIQQNVEYGLEVQNVPKKERVEKAKRAIADVGLKGYEDSRPDELSGGMQQRVGLARALANETDILLMDEAFSALDPLIRKEMQDELLQLQSDLKKTILFITHDLDEALKLGDRIAIMKDGNIVQVGTSEDILSNPANTYVSNFVEDVDRSKILVASNIMKKPDVVTSWKDGPRVAIRRMEEKGISSIFVVDKERNLKGLLTIDDALTGLKENKWVEDLLIHDYPTTSPDTPLHELIGVAAETKYPIAVVEDEKLKGIIVRVSILSGLALGKEDNEEDDVEDEHKEEVNES; from the coding sequence ATGGATAAAATCGAAGTTAACAACCTTACCAAAGTGTTTGGTGCAAATCCCAAAGAAGGAGTTAAGCGCCTAAAACAAGGTCAGAGCAAAGAAACGATTTTAAAAGAAACAGGATTAACAGTTGGTGTCAATACCGCTTCTTTCACAGTAAAAGAAGGAGAGTTTTTCGTGATTATGGGGCTGTCCGGAAGTGGTAAATCAACATTAATTCGTTTGATTAACCGATTGATTGAACCAACAGATGGTGAAATCTTCATTGACGGTGAAAGCATTACGACAATGAACCAAAAAGATCTAATGTTAGTCAGACGAAAAAAATTAGGTATGGTATTTCAGAAGTTTGCTTTATTCTCACACCGAACGATTCAACAGAATGTCGAATACGGTCTTGAAGTACAGAATGTACCGAAAAAAGAGCGTGTCGAAAAAGCAAAACGAGCAATTGCCGATGTTGGGTTAAAGGGCTATGAAGATAGCAGACCCGATGAATTGAGTGGTGGGATGCAGCAACGGGTCGGCCTCGCAAGAGCACTTGCAAATGAAACTGATATTTTGCTTATGGACGAAGCATTTAGTGCGCTTGATCCGCTCATTCGTAAAGAAATGCAAGATGAGCTTCTTCAGCTACAAAGTGATCTCAAGAAAACCATTTTATTTATTACTCATGATCTTGATGAAGCATTAAAGCTTGGTGATCGCATCGCAATTATGAAAGACGGCAACATCGTACAAGTTGGGACCTCTGAAGATATTTTGTCAAACCCTGCCAATACGTATGTTTCCAACTTCGTCGAAGATGTTGATCGCTCGAAGATACTGGTTGCATCAAATATCATGAAAAAACCAGATGTTGTCACCTCTTGGAAGGATGGTCCGAGGGTTGCGATTCGCCGAATGGAAGAGAAAGGAATTTCAAGTATTTTCGTTGTCGATAAAGAACGGAACTTAAAAGGATTACTTACGATTGATGACGCATTAACGGGGTTAAAAGAAAATAAATGGGTGGAGGACTTATTAATTCATGATTATCCAACCACTTCTCCAGATACCCCGCTTCATGAATTAATTGGAGTCGCCGCTGAAACCAAATATCCGATTGCAGTTGTTGAAGATGAAAAGCTTAAAGGAATCATCGTCAGAGTATCGATCCTCTCAGGTTTAGCCTTAGGAAAAGAAGATAATGAGGAAGATGATGTGGAAGATGAGCACAAAGAGGAGGTGAATGAATCATGA
- a CDS encoding ABC transporter permease — translation MNYFYLPLEEWTNRFVDNWLLPVLGGFFDMLSSYIAVILNAIEVFLIWIPPEILTILLVILAWRTAGKGIALFSLIGLIYLGSVDLWIEGMQTLTIVIVATIFSIIIGVPIGIWSAKSNGVERVVRPILDFMQTLPSFVYLIPAILLFGLGGVPAVISTFVFATPPSVRLTNLGIRQVPGDVVEAARAFGSTPWQMLTKVQLPLAVPTIMAGVNQTIMLSLSMAVIASMIGAPGLGSIVLAGISSVNVGLGLIGGLGIVVLAILLDRITHGISNKNR, via the coding sequence ATGAATTATTTTTACCTCCCGTTAGAAGAATGGACAAACCGTTTTGTTGATAACTGGTTGTTGCCGGTTCTCGGTGGATTTTTTGACATGCTTAGTAGCTATATTGCTGTTATATTAAATGCGATTGAAGTGTTTCTGATCTGGATCCCACCAGAAATTTTAACGATTTTACTCGTCATCCTTGCCTGGCGAACAGCAGGAAAAGGAATCGCTTTATTTAGTCTTATCGGACTTATCTATCTTGGCTCTGTTGATCTATGGATTGAAGGGATGCAAACTCTAACGATTGTGATTGTTGCAACGATCTTTTCCATTATTATCGGAGTTCCGATTGGAATCTGGAGTGCCAAGTCAAATGGCGTGGAACGAGTTGTACGTCCGATATTAGACTTTATGCAGACCCTACCAAGTTTCGTTTACTTAATTCCAGCAATCTTGCTCTTTGGTCTTGGTGGTGTTCCTGCTGTCATTTCGACATTTGTGTTTGCCACGCCGCCATCGGTACGTTTAACTAATTTAGGGATTCGCCAAGTACCAGGTGATGTCGTTGAGGCCGCACGCGCCTTTGGCTCTACACCTTGGCAAATGTTAACGAAGGTACAATTACCGCTAGCAGTCCCAACTATTATGGCTGGTGTGAACCAAACCATTATGCTTTCATTATCAATGGCCGTTATTGCATCGATGATCGGTGCCCCAGGCCTAGGTTCGATTGTGTTAGCTGGTATTTCAAGCGTCAACGTTGGATTAGGTCTAATCGGTGGTTTAGGTATCGTAGTGTTAGCTATTTTATTAGACCGTATCACACATGGAATAAGCAACAAAAATAGGTAA
- a CDS encoding glycine betaine ABC transporter substrate-binding protein, with product MKKYVKLSFLLPLFFTMVLGCAPAEEEDAAPTDEGADRSDITITLGLTPWTSTIPPTEVAKSVLEEMGYTVNIQSGDAGAVYTGLSRGDIDVFMDAWLPDMHANYMERYGDSIDDVAVSYPNGELGWVVPEYVEGIDSVEDIQGNEDMFEGTIYGIEEGAGLTVTTREMIEAYDLDLELVTSSEAGMLSQARRVIGDEEPVLFLGWRPHPMFVNWDLKVLEDPQGFVEASEVHVLTNHELENKAPEAYEFLSNWSMPVEDIEEMIVQIEEGIDEDVVAQQWIEENQEKINEMKPDGEEAANENEES from the coding sequence ATGAAAAAATACGTAAAACTTAGCTTCCTTCTCCCTCTCTTTTTTACGATGGTGCTAGGGTGTGCCCCGGCCGAGGAAGAAGATGCTGCACCAACAGATGAAGGGGCCGACCGCAGTGATATCACAATTACGCTAGGATTAACTCCATGGACAAGCACGATTCCTCCAACAGAAGTGGCAAAATCCGTTTTGGAAGAGATGGGTTATACTGTTAACATCCAAAGTGGTGATGCAGGTGCCGTTTACACAGGTCTTTCAAGAGGTGACATTGATGTCTTTATGGATGCCTGGCTACCAGACATGCACGCGAACTATATGGAACGCTATGGTGATAGTATTGATGACGTAGCTGTCAGCTACCCAAATGGAGAGCTCGGCTGGGTCGTGCCTGAATATGTTGAAGGAATTGACTCTGTTGAAGATATTCAAGGAAATGAAGATATGTTCGAAGGTACTATCTACGGGATTGAAGAAGGTGCAGGTCTGACAGTGACAACCCGTGAAATGATCGAAGCGTATGATCTCGACCTAGAACTTGTAACATCCAGTGAAGCCGGTATGTTATCTCAAGCAAGGCGTGTCATTGGTGATGAAGAACCTGTACTTTTCCTTGGTTGGAGACCACATCCAATGTTTGTTAACTGGGATTTAAAAGTACTCGAAGACCCTCAAGGGTTTGTTGAGGCATCAGAAGTACATGTACTAACGAATCATGAGTTAGAAAACAAAGCCCCTGAAGCGTATGAATTTTTAAGTAACTGGAGTATGCCTGTTGAGGATATCGAAGAAATGATCGTTCAAATTGAGGAAGGCATTGATGAAGACGTTGTTGCTCAACAATGGATTGAAGAGAATCAAGAAAAAATTAATGAAATGAAACCAGATGGTGAAGAAGCGGCTAACGAAAACGAAGAGTCGTAA
- a CDS encoding GerMN domain-containing protein → MKQKHLMLLLTISLVFIIAACGNNETIDSDDTNDGIDTDQNEELIDSEIDSEEVNQQTGADGQEEEDANAEEAKTHPVTLYFTDQQQMEIYRVEESIEATDDELFKATLETWIAGPTHNELSYLIPSNVTVQSVEEIEGVAHVSFSNEILEANLGSGGEGMLLTQIALIMEQFGFSETQVLIDGEHREEFLGHMTISEPIPADDPENYDWIE, encoded by the coding sequence ATGAAACAAAAACATCTTATGTTATTACTAACGATAAGTTTAGTGTTCATTATTGCTGCTTGTGGAAATAATGAAACGATTGATTCTGATGATACAAATGATGGCATCGATACCGATCAAAATGAAGAACTGATCGATTCTGAAATTGATTCTGAAGAAGTAAACCAACAAACAGGCGCTGATGGTCAAGAAGAAGAGGACGCTAACGCGGAAGAAGCGAAGACACACCCAGTTACGCTCTATTTTACTGATCAGCAACAGATGGAAATTTACCGCGTAGAAGAAAGCATTGAAGCGACAGATGATGAATTATTCAAAGCAACATTAGAAACATGGATTGCAGGTCCGACTCATAACGAGCTTAGCTACCTCATCCCTTCAAATGTGACTGTACAGTCTGTCGAGGAGATTGAGGGCGTTGCACATGTTTCCTTCTCAAATGAGATCTTAGAAGCGAACTTAGGGTCTGGCGGTGAAGGTATGTTATTAACGCAAATAGCTCTTATCATGGAACAATTCGGTTTCAGTGAAACTCAAGTATTAATTGATGGGGAACATCGTGAGGAATTCCTCGGTCATATGACCATTTCTGAACCAATTCCAGCTGATGACCCAGAGAATTACGACTGGATTGAATAA